The Microbacterium sp. LWO12-1.2 genome includes a window with the following:
- a CDS encoding sugar ABC transporter substrate-binding protein, which translates to MKKIRAAALIGAVALVATGCSAGGGGEGDTGAAEGTGPINVWLSNNEQEVAWGTAVVEAWNAEHPDEKVTAQEIPAGSSSEEAITAAITAGTAPCLVYNVAPAAVSGWVKQGGLVDLSTFEGGSDYITERSGSVDAYATDKSFYQLPWKSNPVMVMYNKALFEAAGIDPEDPQMNTYDAFLEGSRAIVESGVQSAIWPAPTSEFYQPWFDFYPLYLAETDGTMLVEDGKSTFDSDAGREVAEFWKTFYDEKLAPNEASTDDAMSAGTTAMQLAGPWAIPSYADTVDVGFMPVPTSDGRENPITFADSKSVSMFTACENQATAWEFLQFSTSVESDGELLEQTGQMPMRTDLTETYGDYFDANPNYVAFAEQAEATADVPSIPNSVEAWQAFRDEYSAAVIFGKNSIDDFLANAAEKIDKLVAE; encoded by the coding sequence ATGAAGAAGATCCGTGCAGCCGCGCTCATCGGCGCCGTCGCGCTCGTCGCCACCGGATGCTCCGCCGGAGGCGGTGGAGAAGGTGACACCGGTGCCGCCGAAGGCACCGGCCCCATCAACGTCTGGCTCTCCAACAACGAGCAGGAGGTCGCCTGGGGCACCGCCGTCGTCGAGGCGTGGAACGCCGAGCACCCCGACGAGAAGGTGACCGCGCAGGAGATCCCCGCCGGCTCCTCATCGGAGGAGGCCATCACCGCCGCCATCACCGCCGGCACCGCACCGTGCCTGGTCTACAACGTGGCTCCGGCCGCCGTCTCCGGCTGGGTCAAGCAGGGCGGGCTCGTCGACCTCAGCACCTTCGAGGGCGGCAGCGACTACATCACCGAACGCAGCGGCTCGGTCGACGCCTACGCGACAGACAAGAGCTTCTACCAGCTGCCGTGGAAGTCGAACCCCGTCATGGTCATGTACAACAAGGCCCTGTTCGAGGCGGCGGGCATCGACCCCGAAGACCCGCAGATGAACACCTACGACGCGTTCCTCGAGGGCTCCCGCGCCATCGTCGAGTCCGGCGTGCAGAGCGCGATCTGGCCGGCACCGACCAGCGAGTTCTACCAGCCCTGGTTCGACTTCTACCCGCTCTACCTGGCCGAGACCGACGGCACCATGCTCGTGGAAGATGGAAAGTCGACGTTCGACTCGGATGCCGGCCGCGAGGTCGCCGAGTTCTGGAAGACGTTCTACGACGAGAAGCTCGCGCCGAACGAAGCATCGACGGACGACGCGATGTCGGCCGGCACCACTGCCATGCAGCTCGCCGGCCCCTGGGCGATCCCGTCGTACGCCGACACGGTCGACGTCGGCTTCATGCCGGTGCCGACGAGTGACGGCCGCGAGAACCCGATCACGTTCGCGGACTCCAAGAGCGTCTCGATGTTCACGGCCTGCGAGAACCAGGCCACGGCGTGGGAGTTCCTGCAGTTCTCGACGAGCGTCGAGAGCGACGGCGAACTGCTCGAGCAGACCGGACAGATGCCGATGCGCACCGACCTGACCGAGACCTACGGCGACTACTTCGACGCGAACCCGAACTACGTCGCGTTCGCGGAGCAGGCCGAGGCGACCGCCGATGTGCCCAGCATCCCCAACTCGGTCGAAGCCTGGCAGGCCTTCCGCGACGAGTACTCCGCCGCGGTGATCTTCGGCAAGAACTCGATCGACGACTTCCTCGCGAACGCGGCGGAGAAGATCGACAAGCTCGTCGCCGAGTGA
- a CDS encoding carbohydrate ABC transporter permease, protein MTDNRRLRTRWLGAQPIGGLFTLPYFVFVIAIFAYPLAFAVYIAFHDYFFTAPNVEVDRPFVGFDNFVTVLTDPRVLDAFRNTLVFLVINVPLTAVLSLVLAAALNTGIRWVAAYRVAFYVPYLTASVSLVGVWMLLFSGNGLINTVLGPLAPDPSWLVNSGLAMPMIALYVTWKQLGFYILLYLAALQNVPKELYESAETDGAGALKRFLHVTIPGVRNATTLVLILSIITGANLFTEPYLLTNGGGPDGASSTPVLLIYQLGIQQQNPDTAAAIGMILVILVGMLSLAANRATRER, encoded by the coding sequence GTGACCGACAACCGGCGGTTGCGCACCCGATGGCTGGGTGCGCAACCGATCGGCGGCCTCTTCACGCTGCCGTACTTCGTGTTCGTGATCGCGATCTTCGCCTACCCGCTCGCGTTCGCGGTCTACATCGCCTTCCACGACTACTTCTTCACGGCACCCAACGTCGAGGTCGACCGCCCATTCGTGGGCTTCGACAACTTCGTCACGGTGCTCACGGACCCGCGGGTGCTGGACGCGTTCCGCAACACCCTCGTGTTCCTCGTGATCAACGTGCCGCTCACCGCGGTGCTGTCTCTCGTGCTCGCCGCCGCGCTGAACACCGGCATCCGCTGGGTCGCCGCGTACCGCGTGGCGTTCTACGTGCCGTACCTGACTGCGAGCGTCTCGCTCGTGGGCGTGTGGATGCTGCTGTTCTCGGGCAACGGCCTGATCAACACCGTTCTCGGTCCACTGGCTCCCGACCCCTCGTGGCTCGTGAACAGCGGACTGGCGATGCCGATGATCGCGCTGTACGTGACCTGGAAGCAGCTGGGGTTCTACATCCTGCTGTACCTGGCCGCGCTGCAGAACGTGCCCAAGGAGCTCTACGAGTCGGCCGAGACCGACGGCGCAGGCGCCCTCAAGCGCTTCCTGCACGTCACCATCCCCGGGGTGCGCAACGCGACCACGCTCGTGCTGATCCTCTCGATCATCACCGGAGCCAATCTCTTCACCGAGCCGTACCTGCTCACCAACGGCGGCGGCCCCGATGGCGCCTCCTCCACCCCGGTGCTGCTCATCTACCAGCTGGGCATCCAGCAGCAGAACCCCGACACGGCCGCGGCGATCGGCATGATCCTCGTGATCCTGGTCGGGATGCTGTCGCTGGCCGCCAACCGCGCAACCAGGGAGCGATGA
- a CDS encoding carbohydrate ABC transporter permease: MMKRRRSLPRILSIILLTVAAIGFAFPFYFMLVGAFQENPTNSPSELLPTGGWTVDNFIAIDSRIDLMGSLLNSLIFTAGVLLGTVVFGLLAGYAIARLDFRGRGVVWVLMLLVQMVPFQLLMIPLYVQITRNYGLGDSYMGMILPFLINTTAVFIFVQFFKALPVEIFEAARIDGAGEIRLLTSVAIPLIRPVLVTVVLVTFIGPWNEFLWPFLITKDATLQPLAVSLANYISNVAQSTANPNGAILAGATALAFPVVILFVVFQRFFTATDLGAAVKG; encoded by the coding sequence ATGATGAAACGCCGACGTTCACTGCCCCGCATCCTGAGCATCATCCTGCTCACGGTCGCGGCGATCGGGTTCGCCTTCCCGTTCTACTTCATGCTGGTCGGAGCGTTCCAGGAGAACCCGACGAACTCGCCGAGCGAACTGCTGCCCACCGGCGGCTGGACGGTCGACAACTTCATCGCGATCGATTCGCGCATCGACCTGATGGGCTCGCTGCTCAACTCGCTGATCTTCACGGCGGGCGTCCTGCTGGGCACGGTCGTGTTCGGACTGCTGGCCGGCTATGCGATCGCCCGCCTCGACTTCCGCGGACGCGGCGTGGTGTGGGTGCTCATGCTGCTCGTGCAGATGGTGCCGTTCCAGCTGCTGATGATCCCGCTCTACGTGCAGATCACCCGCAACTACGGCCTGGGCGACTCGTACATGGGCATGATCCTGCCGTTCCTGATCAACACGACGGCGGTGTTCATCTTCGTGCAGTTCTTCAAGGCCCTGCCCGTGGAGATCTTCGAGGCCGCCCGCATCGACGGGGCGGGCGAGATCCGTCTGCTCACCTCGGTGGCCATCCCGCTGATCCGTCCCGTGCTGGTGACGGTGGTGCTGGTCACCTTCATCGGCCCCTGGAACGAGTTCCTGTGGCCGTTCCTGATCACGAAGGATGCGACGCTGCAACCGCTCGCCGTCTCCCTCGCGAACTACATCTCCAACGTCGCGCAGTCCACCGCGAACCCCAACGGGGCGATCCTCGCGGGTGCCACAGCGCTCGCGTTCCCCGTCGTCATCCTGTTCGTCGTCTTCCAGCGCTTCTTCACCGCCACCGACCTCGGCGCGGCCGTCAAAGGCTGA
- a CDS encoding glycoside hydrolase family 130 protein codes for MFTGASFPLGPFTPHEGNPILRPRGASWESANLYNPAAIVDGDEVVLLFRAHAEDIISHIGIARSRDGVTFTREDAPILSPSEDYERFGCEDPRIALIDGTYYLTYTGWDRRSAQLCLATSTDLRTWTKHGPLFDDFDTFKTMDPRGFNWSKAGVIVPQQMHGKWWMYFGEGAIYWATSDDLIHWTPGTPDTEPMYTPTQGTWDEALVEIGTSPVVTDNGLLLFLTNGATRVVHDDGTVDVDYRCGQIAIDPDEPTRVIARMQEPWLRPQSFEDMHGLVSNVTFVEGLVKFQDKWFAYYGQSDTTLAVAIHDPAEPWGRALRESGSSGD; via the coding sequence ATGTTCACCGGAGCATCCTTCCCCCTCGGACCGTTCACGCCCCACGAGGGCAACCCGATCCTGCGCCCCCGTGGCGCGAGCTGGGAGTCCGCGAACCTCTACAACCCCGCCGCGATCGTCGACGGCGACGAGGTCGTGCTCCTCTTCCGCGCCCACGCGGAGGACATCATCTCGCACATCGGCATCGCCCGATCGCGGGACGGCGTCACCTTCACCCGCGAGGATGCACCGATCCTCTCCCCCTCGGAGGACTACGAGCGGTTCGGCTGCGAAGACCCGCGCATCGCCCTGATCGACGGCACCTACTACCTCACCTACACGGGCTGGGACCGCCGCAGCGCACAGCTGTGCCTGGCCACCTCGACCGACCTGCGCACCTGGACCAAGCACGGTCCGCTGTTCGACGACTTCGACACGTTCAAGACCATGGATCCGCGCGGGTTCAACTGGTCGAAGGCCGGGGTCATCGTGCCGCAGCAGATGCACGGCAAATGGTGGATGTACTTCGGAGAGGGCGCGATCTACTGGGCCACCAGCGACGACCTCATCCACTGGACGCCGGGCACCCCCGACACCGAGCCGATGTACACACCGACGCAGGGCACCTGGGACGAGGCCCTGGTCGAGATCGGCACCTCACCCGTCGTGACCGACAACGGGCTCCTGCTCTTCCTCACCAACGGCGCCACCCGCGTGGTGCACGACGACGGCACCGTAGACGTCGACTACCGCTGCGGACAGATCGCGATCGATCCGGATGAGCCCACCAGGGTGATCGCCCGGATGCAGGAGCCGTGGCTGCGCCCGCAGAGCTTCGAGGACATGCACGGTCTGGTCTCCAACGTGACCTTCGTGGAGGGTCTCGTGAAGTTCCAGGACAAGTGGTTCGCGTACTACGGGCAGTCCGACACGACCCTGGCCGTCGCCATCCACGATCCGGCCGAGCCGTGGGGTCGCGCGCTGCGCGAGTCCGGTTCCTCCGGCGACTGA